A window of Schistocerca serialis cubense isolate TAMUIC-IGC-003099 chromosome 1, iqSchSeri2.2, whole genome shotgun sequence genomic DNA:
GAATTTTCAGACATTattttatacatacagtattatgcaCAACACAATGATATTGAATACTCAGGCTGTTCAAATGATCCTCTCATCGTTGATAAATTCCTCAGTTGAATAGTAGCGCTTTTCAACCAGGAGATCATTTAGTTTTCGCTTCAGTGAGCCTGTctccatgctcagtacatctgcACCCATTGTAGACTTTTGTTCCCATATGCTTGTGTGTCTATTGGTAGAGTTTTAGGTAATGTGTtggaagcatgaaattttcttCATGTATAGTATTATACGTATGTTTGAAATGGTTTTCTTCAATTATCTCAAGATTATAATCACAAATATGTACAATGCAGGATTGAtaatatttttaggttcttgaaGAGTTTATGAGAGGATGTTCTTGGAGAGGCAGCACACATTTTCTAATGATTCTTTTCTGAAGTAGTAGGATTTGTGGTGTGTGACTTGAATTCCCCTCAAAATTTAAACCATGTCTAATTATGGAttcaaagtaactggtacaccacCTTCCTGCTGTTTATGTCTGTTACATCAAGTAGCACATCCATTGCAAAAGCAAGGCTGTTTAACTTAGTACCTAATTAATCTACATGTGCTTGCCAGCTTAGAATTTTTTCCAATTTTAGTCCCAAGAATTTGATGGACTGAGCTTCTTCTGTACCTTGATTTTTATATATGATACTGATATCACTGATTTTGGATTGTTTGATTTTAAGTTGAGTAAACAGGATCTTTGAAATATTAAGTTTCAGACCATTTTGTTGAAACCATGTTGTTTAGTGTGTTTATTACTGTATCCAGAATTTCCCTCACATTTTCTTTCCCAATAAGTGCTGAAGTATCATCGGCAAACGTGACTGGTTGGGCACTGACATTGAGAGGTGAATCATTCATGTAAAAGAGAAACAAGATTGGCCCTACGATTGAGCTTTGAGGAACTCCGTGTGAAATTGTGTCCTAATGAGATGTATACTTTATGGTGCTAGATGTTATGATTACTCTTTGCTTCCTGTTTGTCAGATCACATCTAAGCCACTGTAGAGCATTTTGTCAGATACCTTACCTGTCTAGTTTGTGAAGCAGCATGGAGTGATTCACTGAATTGAATGCCTTTGAAGGGACACAGAAGGTACCTGCCACTTTATCACTTTTGTCCAGTAATGAGCTGGTTTTTTTCAATGAATTAATTGATTGCATTCATGATTCTTTTCCCTTTTTGGAACCCGTAGTGGTTTTTGAGAATAACATGATGTTTGTGATAAAATTTATCTGGACTgctgcagttttttttaaaaaatgctttggaTAACACTGGGTAGGGTACAGGTAGAATGGTAATTTTCTGTATCTTCCCTTGagccttttttgtgtagtggtatAACTGCTGCATACTTAAGTACACCAAGTAAGTTGGCTTGCTCAAATGTCTGACTGATTATTAGAGATAGAGGGTGTACAATTTTACGAGggtatttcgaaaagtaaagatacactgTACACctgaggaacagaagagttttggcgagcaagttggcaacactggtgttaaccttgaatcGTTTGCTATCTCCTCGCAGTTGTTTGGCAGTTGaatgttgcttctggttggagtaggttgtgtttaaaatggctgTTCCGATTTAGAATCCCGCTAAATGCAAAGTGCGCTCCATCATacattttcttcatgcaaaaggtcagcgaccagtggatattcacaaagaaattgtttctgtttatgggaacattatgaatcaacaaaatgaaatgaaatggtgtcgtcatttctctgaaggtaggactgaggttcatgacgaacaaagaacaggtcggccttCTGTGATCTTTGATGCCCTTCTTTGGAGAACGGAGGAtgcaattcgtgcgaatagacgtctcacattgaaagaattgcatcagatcataccggatGTGTCAATGAccactctttatgacgttgtgactgtcaagttaggatacaggaaattgtgtgcgcacTGTGTTCCAAAATTGTTAACGGAAGAACATAAAAAGAAAAGGTGTTCCAAAATTGTTAACGGAAGAAcataaaaagaaaaggatgggctttgcacttggCTTCCTCTCATGCTATGCTGAAGCAGGCGATGAGTTCCTTGATCGcactgtgacaggtgacgagatgtgggtttatcaccatacacctgaatccaagcaacaatcaatgcaatggcgccattcgaattcaccaaaagccaagaaatgcaaaacgtcgatttcagctaagaaaatcatggcttctggtttttgggacagacaaggcattcttctgttggaatttatgcctcctggaacgacaatt
This region includes:
- the LOC126469571 gene encoding histone-lysine N-methyltransferase SETMAR-like; translated protein: MNQQNEMKWCRHFSEGRTEVHDEQRTGRPSVIFDALLWRTEDAIRANRRLTLKELHQIIPDVSMTTLYDVVTVKLGYRKLCAHCVPKLLTEEHKKKRMGFALGFLSCYAEAGDEFLDRTVTGDEMWVYHHTPESKQQSMQWRHSNSPKAKKCKTSISAKKIMASGFWDRQGILLLEFMPPGTTINAAAYCQTLKPLQRAIQNKRRGMLTSGVRLLHDNSRPPLALVTKALLKQFKCDVLDLPPYSPDLAPTDFHVFRYLKSHLGEKSFHDDEEIKDEIEMCFQQQAATFYDCGIQKLVHRLNKCLDNGGGYAEK